The following are encoded together in the Candidatus Flexicrinis proximus genome:
- a CDS encoding type II secretion system F family protein, protein MSPEIMILGGSILAALLVLGVGIFATRRQSSLVDQRLGTLAAQNPYEPIVAPEELEDQGSRNNRQITRRLDKALESRTFGKKWRIQLSRADLRLTVGEFFASQFLAMASFFAIAYFVVFRADIIPSILAGALGFFFPRIMVGRRISKRLILFENQLADTLALWVNALRSGYSVPQAMEAIGRDSPDPTRNEFRRVVQEMQLGISVSESLNHMLERVESEDLDLVVTAVNIQREVGGNLSEILDVIQNVVRERVKLKGEIRVMTAQGRYTGYLISFLPIGLGFLLRFLNPAYMNQMFEDRACGWPMLGLGLGLIGIGAALIQKIVDIDI, encoded by the coding sequence ATGAGTCCCGAAATCATGATCCTCGGGGGAAGTATCCTCGCAGCACTATTGGTATTGGGTGTGGGGATTTTCGCCACACGCCGCCAATCTTCGCTCGTAGATCAACGCCTTGGCACGCTTGCCGCGCAAAACCCATACGAGCCGATCGTCGCCCCGGAAGAACTGGAAGATCAGGGCTCCCGAAATAACCGCCAGATCACGCGCCGGCTGGACAAAGCGCTCGAAAGCCGTACTTTCGGCAAGAAATGGCGTATCCAGCTGTCGCGCGCCGACCTGCGCCTGACGGTGGGCGAGTTTTTCGCGTCGCAGTTTCTGGCCATGGCCTCGTTCTTTGCCATCGCCTATTTCGTGGTCTTTCGCGCCGACATCATCCCGTCGATACTGGCCGGGGCGCTGGGGTTCTTCTTCCCGCGCATAATGGTCGGGCGGCGGATCAGCAAGCGGCTGATTTTGTTCGAGAATCAGTTGGCCGATACGCTGGCCTTATGGGTCAACGCGCTGCGGTCGGGTTACAGCGTGCCGCAGGCGATGGAAGCCATCGGCCGTGACAGTCCGGACCCGACGAGGAACGAATTCCGGCGCGTGGTGCAGGAAATGCAGCTGGGCATCTCGGTGTCCGAGTCGCTGAACCACATGCTGGAGCGCGTCGAGTCGGAAGACCTTGATCTGGTCGTCACGGCGGTCAATATCCAGCGCGAAGTCGGCGGCAACCTGTCAGAAATCCTCGACGTGATCCAAAACGTGGTGCGCGAGCGCGTCAAGCTCAAAGGCGAAATCCGCGTCATGACGGCGCAGGGGCGCTATACCGGTTATCTGATCAGCTTCCTGCCGATCGGTCTTGGTTTCCTGCTGCGCTTCTTGAATCCGGCCTATATGAACCAGATGTTTGAAGATCGTGCCTGTGGCTGGCCGATGCTCGGCCTCGGTTTAGGGTTGATCGGCATCGGCGCGGCGCTGATTCAAAAAATCGTCGACATCGACATTTAG
- a CDS encoding Zn-dependent hydrolase, with the protein MLNPQRTIDELKELRALTGDENGAQRVAWTDTWKKARAWIRAKMEQLPVEIETDAGGNVWATLRGASDSELIMGGHMDSVPNGGWLDGCLNVLAGLEVMRHIAEQGTPPVTIRLVDWADEEGARFGRSLFGSSAASGTMIPDDIRGLKDKDGISLPDAVAAFGVNLDTALEAHEQLKNAKAYLELHIEQGPVLLDRGEALGVVIGTFGVERHSIRFIGQAAHSGSTPMNRRRDALGAAAKFHLAIREIAVKHGGVCTCGSVKTQPGIVTSVVAVCDITLDQRHMDAVALAAMLQEAKDASVRFAAEEKCEVEWSRLWQIQPIPFHPRLLDFCEQSVREVTGTAHRLPSGPLHDAAEVARAGVPTVMMFTQSLHGISHNKIEDTKEEHIAMSVEAFDRLAHRTMAWITGE; encoded by the coding sequence ATGCTTAATCCACAGCGGACAATCGACGAATTGAAAGAACTGCGCGCGCTGACCGGCGACGAGAACGGTGCTCAGCGCGTTGCCTGGACCGATACGTGGAAGAAAGCACGCGCCTGGATCCGCGCGAAAATGGAACAGCTCCCCGTAGAAATCGAAACCGACGCGGGCGGCAATGTCTGGGCTACCCTGCGCGGCGCGTCCGACAGCGAATTAATCATGGGCGGCCACATGGACAGCGTGCCCAACGGCGGCTGGCTCGATGGCTGCCTGAATGTGCTGGCCGGGCTGGAAGTCATGCGCCATATCGCCGAACAGGGCACGCCGCCCGTTACCATCCGTCTGGTCGACTGGGCTGACGAAGAGGGCGCGCGCTTTGGCCGCAGCCTGTTCGGGTCAAGCGCCGCTTCCGGCACCATGATCCCCGACGACATACGCGGGCTGAAAGACAAGGACGGCATCAGCCTCCCGGATGCGGTGGCTGCCTTTGGCGTCAACCTCGACACCGCCCTCGAGGCGCATGAACAGCTCAAAAACGCCAAGGCCTACCTTGAACTGCATATCGAGCAAGGGCCGGTGCTGCTGGATCGCGGCGAAGCCCTCGGCGTGGTCATCGGCACGTTTGGCGTTGAGCGCCACAGTATCCGCTTCATCGGGCAGGCCGCCCACTCTGGCTCGACCCCCATGAACCGCCGTCGCGATGCGCTGGGCGCAGCCGCCAAATTCCATCTCGCCATCCGGGAGATCGCCGTCAAGCACGGCGGCGTGTGTACCTGCGGCAGCGTCAAGACCCAGCCCGGCATCGTCACCTCGGTCGTCGCGGTGTGCGACATCACCCTCGATCAGCGCCACATGGATGCCGTCGCGCTGGCCGCCATGCTCCAGGAGGCGAAGGACGCCAGCGTCAGGTTCGCCGCCGAGGAAAAGTGCGAGGTCGAGTGGTCGCGCCTCTGGCAGATCCAGCCCATTCCCTTCCACCCACGGCTGCTCGATTTCTGCGAACAGTCCGTGCGCGAAGTCACCGGCACTGCCCACCGCCTGCCCAGCGGCCCGCTCCACGATGCCGCGGAGGTTGCCCGCGCCGGCGTCCCAACCGTGATGATGTTCACCCAGAGCCTCCACGGCATCTCGCACAATAAGATTGAGGACACCAAAGAGGAACATATCGCCATGAGCGTCGAGGCCTTCGACAGGCTGGCGCACAGGACCATGGCCTGGATCACTGGAGAATAG
- a CDS encoding PLP-dependent aminotransferase family protein has protein sequence MPFFERPSLKADGAVPVYRQLYDYLRASILSGQLPTGAPLPSTRALADELGVSRNTVLGAYDQLFAEGYLEAVGGKGTFVSRTLPEMLLTPRGDLKRQTKPTERNHRLSERSQTLLSTPTMPGLPVVHRPNQAFKTGAPALDQFPYPLWAKIVSRQAHALHPNMLVYQDVAGYRPLREAIANHVLIARQVRCSPEQVIIVTGSQGGLYLAARVLLNTGDQAWVEDPGYIGARRALTAAGAQLVPVPVDAQGICVDAGIARAPQARLAYLTPSHQFPLGMTLSLRRRLDLLAWAKSSGAYLLEDDYDSEFRFAGRPLAALQGLDDCESVIYVGTFSKVLFPALRLGYLIVPPGLVDAFLSFRASTDYHLPVLEQAALTDFIVEGHFVRHIRRMRALYAGRRAALIDALKSSPIEVDAPQTGMHLIGWLPDGISDTEVAQRAAAENIRAIPLSAFALEARIRSGLLLGYASVDAHEMQRGVLALIRAVGL, from the coding sequence ATGCCGTTCTTCGAAAGACCATCGCTGAAGGCTGACGGCGCCGTCCCGGTCTACCGTCAGCTCTACGATTACCTGCGCGCGTCGATCCTGTCCGGCCAGCTTCCGACGGGGGCTCCGCTGCCATCGACCCGTGCGCTGGCCGACGAACTTGGTGTGTCGCGCAACACCGTCCTCGGCGCCTACGACCAACTCTTCGCGGAAGGTTATCTGGAAGCGGTAGGGGGCAAAGGCACGTTCGTCTCCCGCACGCTGCCGGAGATGCTGCTCACGCCGCGGGGTGATCTCAAGCGGCAGACGAAACCCACTGAGCGCAACCATAGGCTGTCCGAGCGGTCGCAGACGCTGCTCTCCACTCCGACAATGCCCGGCCTGCCCGTCGTCCACCGTCCCAATCAGGCGTTTAAGACCGGCGCGCCGGCCCTCGACCAGTTCCCCTATCCGCTCTGGGCCAAAATCGTCTCTCGCCAGGCGCACGCCCTCCATCCGAATATGCTGGTCTATCAGGACGTCGCCGGCTACCGCCCTCTGCGCGAAGCCATTGCTAACCACGTGCTGATCGCGCGTCAGGTGCGCTGCAGCCCGGAGCAGGTCATCATCGTTACCGGCTCGCAAGGCGGCCTGTACCTGGCCGCGCGCGTCCTGCTCAATACTGGGGATCAGGCATGGGTCGAGGACCCCGGTTATATTGGCGCACGCCGCGCGCTGACCGCCGCAGGCGCTCAGCTTGTCCCGGTGCCGGTCGATGCACAGGGTATATGCGTCGACGCAGGCATCGCGCGCGCGCCACAAGCTCGGCTGGCCTATCTGACCCCCTCGCATCAATTCCCACTAGGCATGACGCTCAGCCTCCGCCGCCGCCTCGATCTGCTTGCCTGGGCCAAATCCAGCGGCGCCTATCTCCTTGAGGATGATTACGACAGTGAATTCCGGTTTGCCGGGCGGCCGCTCGCGGCGCTGCAGGGACTCGACGACTGCGAGTCCGTCATCTACGTCGGGACCTTCAGCAAGGTCCTCTTTCCGGCCCTGCGCCTGGGTTATCTGATCGTCCCGCCGGGTCTGGTTGATGCCTTCCTGTCCTTCCGCGCGTCCACCGACTATCACTTGCCTGTCCTGGAGCAAGCCGCGCTGACCGACTTCATCGTCGAGGGGCACTTCGTCCGCCACATTCGTCGCATGCGGGCGCTCTATGCCGGACGCCGCGCGGCATTGATCGACGCGCTGAAATCCAGCCCGATCGAGGTGGATGCTCCCCAGACCGGCATGCACCTGATTGGCTGGCTGCCGGATGGCATCTCCGATACCGAAGTCGCGCAGCGTGCCGCTGCGGAAAATATCCGGGCGATTCCCCTGTCCGCCTTCGCGCTGGAAGCCCGCATCCGCAGCGGCCTGCTCTTGGGGTATGCATCAGTCGATGCGCACGAAATGCAGCGCGGCGTGCTGGCTCTGATCCGCGCTGTTGGACTGTAA
- a CDS encoding methyltransferase domain-containing protein — protein MVCCSHCQGADSLFNRQKAEADLRDYRKNGAGGTTKRLLDALKTVDVTGMTLLDIGGGVGVIQHELAAAGVGAITDVDASSAYLQAAQSEAERRGYRSSAAYLHGDFVALAERIDPADIVTMDRVICCYPHVEALVSAAASRTRRYFAVVYPRDTWLARLATPFLNLVFTFQRSPFRTFVHPSAIVERIAAANHLQKSRHYEGWLWQVVVYARTV, from the coding sequence ATGGTGTGCTGTTCGCACTGCCAGGGCGCAGACTCGCTCTTCAACCGGCAAAAAGCAGAAGCCGACCTTCGGGATTACCGCAAGAACGGCGCAGGTGGCACAACAAAACGGCTGCTTGACGCCTTGAAAACCGTCGATGTCACCGGCATGACTCTGCTCGATATCGGGGGCGGGGTGGGCGTGATCCAGCACGAACTCGCCGCGGCTGGCGTGGGAGCGATCACCGATGTCGACGCCTCCAGCGCCTATCTTCAGGCGGCTCAGTCCGAGGCCGAGCGCCGCGGCTACCGTTCAAGTGCCGCCTATCTTCATGGCGACTTTGTGGCCCTTGCCGAACGGATCGATCCGGCGGACATCGTGACTATGGATCGCGTCATCTGCTGTTACCCCCACGTCGAAGCGCTGGTGAGCGCCGCGGCCAGTCGCACCCGGCGGTATTTCGCCGTGGTTTACCCGCGCGATACCTGGCTGGCGCGCCTGGCAACCCCATTTCTGAACCTGGTTTTCACGTTCCAGCGCAGCCCGTTTCGTACATTTGTCCATCCCAGCGCAATCGTCGAGCGCATCGCCGCCGCTAACCACCTGCAGAAGTCTCGCCACTATGAGGGCTGGCTTTGGCAAGTGGTCGTCTATGCCAGGACGGTCTGA
- a CDS encoding DinB family protein, with protein sequence MDFNFCLRQLADNARVLQHLVLGIEAEQARWKPGTEDWSVLEVINHLADEEREDFRPLFESAFTGRAKAPHHPGEWIATRGYNTRDLAASAADFMQERERSLAWLRGLKDPALEGSVVSPWEGFSAGDVLASWVAHDILHQRQLVELKWAYALEHYVPFNPGYAGDW encoded by the coding sequence ATGGACTTTAATTTCTGCCTCAGACAGCTCGCGGACAACGCGCGGGTACTCCAACACCTTGTCCTCGGCATTGAAGCAGAGCAGGCCCGCTGGAAGCCAGGGACTGAAGATTGGTCGGTACTCGAAGTCATCAACCATCTGGCAGACGAAGAACGCGAGGATTTCAGGCCACTCTTCGAATCGGCGTTCACGGGGCGGGCCAAGGCGCCGCACCATCCCGGCGAATGGATCGCCACGCGCGGGTATAACACGCGCGACCTGGCCGCCTCAGCAGCCGATTTCATGCAGGAGCGCGAACGGTCGCTGGCATGGCTGCGCGGCCTGAAAGACCCCGCTCTGGAAGGATCAGTGGTGTCCCCGTGGGAGGGCTTCAGCGCCGGCGATGTCCTCGCCTCATGGGTCGCACACGACATCCTGCACCAGCGCCAGTTGGTCGAACTGAAATGGGCGTATGCCCTGGAGCACTACGTCCCCTTCAATCCCGGTTACGCCGGCGACTGGTGA
- a CDS encoding CpaF family protein, with product MSLLERINPKGGSGGGGNEQPRPQQGGGGQPAGGNTGAGGGGGGGEMQRRPVMPAQRPGDGPRGKVENTQSDLKMRVQNKLLAELDQFDNSRKNEIRMHIEELFNAILAEESMVLSRSERQRLFEAIVADILGFGPIEPLLQDETITEVMVNGPKNVFVERKGHITRANIAFDDDEHVMRVIDRIVAPLGRRVDESSPMVDARLPDGSRVNIVIRPVALCGPTITIRKFSKQPLTYQDLIRFGSMTPEIAEFLRGCVVSALNTVVSGGTGSGKTTLLNVLSGFIPNNERIITVENAAELQLQQEHVVTLESRPPNIEGKGEISIQDLVVNCLRMRPERIVVGECRSGEALDMLQAMNTGHDGSLTTLHANSPRDSISRLEVMCLMAGMDLPVRAIREQIAGAIDLIVQQSRLRDGSRKITNVTEVQGMEGDMITMSDLFEFEQIGFEAGKIIGRIRATGIRPKFMDRLEDSGIVLPPQIFGAGQRR from the coding sequence ATGTCGTTGCTGGAGCGTATCAATCCTAAAGGGGGAAGTGGCGGCGGCGGGAACGAACAGCCACGGCCTCAGCAAGGGGGCGGCGGACAGCCTGCCGGGGGTAATACCGGAGCCGGAGGGGGGGGTGGCGGCGGTGAAATGCAGCGCCGTCCGGTCATGCCCGCTCAGCGGCCGGGAGACGGCCCGCGCGGGAAGGTCGAGAACACACAGTCCGACCTCAAGATGCGGGTGCAGAACAAGCTGTTAGCCGAACTGGACCAGTTCGACAACTCGCGGAAAAACGAAATCCGCATGCACATCGAAGAGCTTTTCAACGCGATCCTGGCGGAAGAAAGCATGGTCCTGAGCCGCAGCGAGCGGCAGCGCTTGTTTGAAGCAATCGTGGCGGACATCCTGGGCTTCGGTCCGATCGAGCCGCTGCTGCAGGACGAAACCATCACGGAAGTCATGGTAAACGGCCCCAAGAACGTATTTGTCGAGCGTAAGGGGCATATCACGCGCGCCAATATCGCTTTCGATGACGACGAACATGTGATGCGCGTGATCGACCGTATCGTCGCCCCGCTTGGCCGGCGTGTCGACGAAAGCTCACCGATGGTAGACGCCCGTCTGCCGGATGGCTCCCGTGTGAACATCGTAATCCGTCCGGTCGCGCTGTGCGGGCCGACGATTACGATCCGTAAATTCTCCAAGCAGCCGCTGACCTATCAGGATCTGATCCGGTTCGGCTCGATGACACCGGAAATCGCGGAATTCCTGCGCGGATGCGTCGTCTCGGCGCTGAACACGGTCGTGAGTGGCGGCACGGGTTCAGGCAAGACCACCCTGCTCAACGTGCTGTCCGGCTTCATCCCGAACAACGAGCGGATCATCACCGTCGAAAACGCGGCGGAGCTGCAGCTGCAGCAGGAACACGTCGTGACGCTGGAAAGCCGCCCGCCCAACATCGAAGGTAAAGGCGAAATCAGCATTCAGGATCTGGTGGTGAACTGCCTGCGTATGCGTCCTGAGCGCATCGTCGTCGGGGAATGCCGGTCGGGCGAAGCGCTGGACATGCTCCAGGCCATGAATACCGGTCACGACGGCTCACTGACCACGCTTCACGCCAACAGCCCGCGCGACAGCATTTCGCGTCTGGAAGTGATGTGCCTGATGGCCGGCATGGATCTGCCGGTGCGCGCGATCCGTGAGCAGATTGCAGGCGCGATCGACCTGATCGTGCAGCAGTCGCGCCTGCGTGACGGCAGCCGCAAGATCACCAATGTCACCGAAGTTCAGGGCATGGAAGGCGATATGATCACCATGTCCGACCTGTTTGAGTTCGAGCAAATCGGTTTTGAAGCCGGCAAGATTATCGGCCGCATCCGCGCGACAGGCATCCGCCCGAAATTCATGGATCGCCTGGAAGACTCGGGGATCGTGCTGCCGCCACAGATTTTCGGCGCAGGGCAGCGGCGGTAA
- a CDS encoding response regulator: MSSIAKTAGDAKGPQITIMLVDDIPETRENIKKLLAFESDMKVVGTAGTGREGVDLAAQMKPDVIIMDINMPDMDGLQATSLINKTVPQSAVIMMSVQDDADYMRRAMMAGARDFLAKPVNIDDLTNTIRTVYRNHEAIRKQYSLAQMATPADALKASQLLEQGIGERPGHVIVVYSPQGGSGVTTVSTGLATSLMKKGVRVLLIDADLQFGDVATFLAIQSQITVVEMAQDSEDLDPEHFDNVVATHASGLKVLVAPSRPEMAEELFKQPSVLAQIITKVKSSYDYVVVDTSTALNDVNLALFDVAHKIVLVTTPSLPAVKNTKFVLDLFEKIGYEADRTTIILNKVYTERERKAATLASDRIQTFFKRPIATEIPVVDERLIMAAILKGVPITLAERDRSKPLVKQLFDVAKLLSDSLSGENIAEPEKEKKSGGLFRRGG, from the coding sequence ATGAGTTCAATAGCGAAAACAGCGGGGGACGCCAAAGGTCCGCAGATCACCATCATGCTGGTGGATGATATCCCCGAGACGCGCGAGAACATCAAGAAGCTGCTCGCTTTTGAGTCGGATATGAAGGTCGTGGGAACGGCCGGAACCGGACGCGAAGGTGTAGATCTGGCGGCACAGATGAAACCTGACGTCATCATCATGGACATCAATATGCCGGACATGGACGGCTTGCAGGCGACCAGCCTGATCAATAAGACCGTGCCCCAGTCGGCGGTGATCATGATGTCGGTGCAGGACGACGCCGACTATATGCGGCGGGCAATGATGGCGGGCGCGCGCGACTTTCTCGCTAAGCCGGTCAACATTGACGACCTGACGAACACGATCCGCACGGTCTACCGCAACCACGAGGCGATCCGCAAACAGTACAGCCTGGCGCAGATGGCGACCCCGGCTGACGCGCTCAAAGCATCGCAGCTCCTCGAACAAGGGATCGGCGAACGTCCCGGCCATGTGATCGTGGTGTACAGCCCACAGGGCGGCAGCGGCGTAACGACCGTCTCAACCGGACTGGCAACCAGCCTGATGAAGAAGGGCGTACGCGTCCTGCTGATCGACGCCGACCTGCAATTCGGCGACGTGGCGACCTTCCTGGCGATTCAATCGCAGATCACCGTGGTTGAGATGGCACAGGACTCGGAAGACCTCGACCCCGAGCACTTCGACAACGTGGTTGCGACGCATGCCAGCGGCCTGAAGGTTCTGGTTGCTCCCAGCCGGCCGGAAATGGCCGAGGAGTTGTTCAAGCAACCCAGCGTACTCGCCCAGATCATCACCAAGGTCAAGTCAAGCTACGATTACGTGGTGGTCGACACATCGACAGCGCTCAACGATGTCAATCTTGCCCTATTCGACGTGGCGCACAAAATTGTACTGGTCACCACACCGTCCCTGCCCGCGGTCAAGAATACCAAGTTCGTACTCGATTTGTTCGAGAAGATCGGGTACGAGGCCGACCGCACGACGATCATCCTGAATAAGGTCTATACCGAGCGCGAACGTAAGGCGGCGACCCTGGCAAGCGACCGCATCCAGACCTTCTTCAAGCGCCCGATCGCCACGGAGATCCCGGTGGTGGACGAACGGCTGATCATGGCCGCGATCCTTAAAGGCGTACCCATCACCCTGGCAGAGCGCGATCGCAGCAAGCCGCTGGTCAAACAATTGTTCGATGTCGCCAAGCTGCTGTCTGATTCGCTGAGCGGCGAAAACATAGCAGAACCTGAAAAAGAGAAAAAGTCCGGCGGCCTGTTCCGGCGCGGCGGTTAA
- the cpaB gene encoding Flp pilus assembly protein CpaB: MSRRVIFLLALLIVAGGAIAALVISQQNGRQTVATTPGAPGTVVAQNPSGTPAATNTPIPTPLPTIDIVVAVQRINRGQVIQSSDIGYRTWPEPYAPLSAITDTELVIGSIARFDIERESPIKTSDITDNLANIGSAGSDAAAILPAGTRMIAMPMDRLTSVAYALQPGDRVDLIVSLLYVDIDEDFQTQLPNNIRLLAVGEDGGEITLVEGVPGRSDSIPFSLGTLGVVSLPVIIEPVEQARPRLATQMTIQDALVMYVGDFPRNGRIFARASSVAAPAAETAVPTAVGQSAATPTPLPPRPDIVSIAVSPQEAVVLAYFIESKVPVTFALRPANETGIAAVQQVDIDYIMDQYRIILPRKLPYGIEPAIRSIRQLVAGDTISLLPTAAAVAPR, translated from the coding sequence GCAAACCGTGGCGACGACGCCTGGGGCGCCTGGCACCGTCGTGGCACAGAATCCGAGCGGGACACCGGCTGCGACTAACACGCCCATCCCGACTCCCCTCCCGACTATCGACATCGTTGTGGCGGTCCAGCGCATTAATCGCGGTCAGGTCATCCAATCCAGCGATATCGGATACCGGACATGGCCGGAGCCGTATGCGCCATTAAGTGCGATCACCGACACCGAACTGGTCATCGGCAGCATCGCCCGCTTCGATATTGAGCGGGAATCGCCGATCAAAACGAGCGATATCACGGATAACCTCGCAAACATCGGTTCGGCAGGCTCGGACGCGGCGGCGATTTTGCCAGCCGGTACGCGCATGATCGCAATGCCGATGGACCGTCTGACCAGCGTCGCCTATGCACTGCAGCCGGGCGATCGCGTGGATCTGATCGTGTCGCTGCTGTACGTCGACATCGACGAGGACTTCCAGACGCAGCTTCCCAACAACATCCGTCTGCTGGCGGTGGGTGAGGATGGCGGCGAAATCACGCTGGTCGAAGGCGTACCAGGCCGCTCGGACTCGATCCCGTTCTCGCTGGGCACGCTCGGTGTCGTCAGCCTGCCGGTCATTATCGAGCCGGTTGAGCAGGCGCGCCCGCGTCTGGCCACACAGATGACGATCCAGGATGCGCTGGTGATGTACGTGGGCGACTTCCCGCGTAACGGCCGGATCTTCGCGCGTGCCAGCAGCGTTGCTGCGCCGGCAGCGGAGACCGCAGTACCGACCGCAGTCGGTCAGTCGGCAGCGACCCCGACCCCGCTTCCTCCGCGCCCGGACATCGTCTCGATTGCCGTATCGCCGCAGGAAGCCGTCGTGCTGGCCTACTTCATCGAGTCGAAGGTCCCGGTGACGTTCGCACTGCGTCCGGCCAACGAGACCGGTATCGCTGCGGTGCAGCAGGTCGACATCGACTACATCATGGATCAGTATCGCATCATCCTGCCGCGCAAACTGCCGTACGGAATTGAGCCGGCGATCCGTTCGATCCGTCAGCTGGTTGCAGGCGACACGATTTCGCTGCTGCCGACCGCCGCAGCCGTAGCGCCGCGCTAA